The Clostridia bacterium genomic interval TAAATCCTCATGCAAAAATTCAAGATAATTTTTGTCAGCATACCAGTTGCTTTCCCAGCCGCGAATAATGCCGACCCGCAGCCCCTTAGGATGCACCTTTTGTCCCACTATTTATCACCTTCTTTCTCACCTAAAATTATTGTAATATGGCTACTGCGTTTTCTAATTAAAACTGCTCTGCCCCTAGCCCGTGGTCTGATTCTTTTCATAGTAGGCCCTTCATCCACATAGGCTTTTTTAACCCACAAATCGGTAGTATCCAAATCATAATTATGTTCCGCATTAGCTACCGCGGATTTTAAAACCTTACCAATGGGCTCTGCACCGCGATGTGTGGTAAATTGTAATATGGCAAAAGCTTCTGCCACATCCTTTCCCCGAATCAAATCAATTACCTGACGTGCTTTCCGGGGAGAAATGCGAACATATTTAGCTACAGCCTTAGCCTCCATAATATAGCCCTCCTTCTTCCCGGTAATTATTTCAACGTGGTAGAACGTTCGGTATGTGCCCCATGACCTTTAAAAACACGTGTGGGGGCAAACTCACCCAATTTATGACCTACCATGTCTTCGGTAATATATACGGGGACATGTTCACGCCCGTTATGAACCGCAATAGTGTGTCCCACCATTTGCGGGAAAATTGTCGAACGCCGCGACCAAGTTCTGATCACTTGTTTTTTATTTTCTTGGTTTAATTGTTCTACTTTTTTCAAAAGGCTTTCATCAATGAAAGGCCCTTTCTTTAAAGACCTACCCATTCATCTACCTCCTTTCCACTACCGCTTCTTCTTCCGCGGTGTAACAATAAACTTATTGGATGGATGTTTTTTCTTACGTGTTTTACCCCCGATAGCTGGTTTACCCCAAGGTGTAACCGCAGTTTTCCTACCGATCGGTGCTTTTCCTTCACCACCACCATGAGGGTGATCTACAGGATTCATAACTACACCACGGGTTCCTGGTCTGATACCTAACCAACGAGATCTGCCAGCTTTACCTAAAGTAATGTTTTCATGTTCCACATTACTAACTTGGCCAATAGTAGCTTTACAATTGATATGCACCAAACGCACTTCCCCAGAAGGCAAACGAATAGTAGCATAATTACCCTCTTTAGCCATCAGCTGAGCCGCTGCACCCGCGGAACGCACTATTTGTGCCCCTTTTAAAGGCTTAAGCTCAATATTATGGATTAAGCTGCCCACAGGAATATTAGCTAAAGGCAAGGCATTACCTACTTTTATATCTGCACTCTCACCAGAAACAACCTCAGCACCAACATTTAAACCTT includes:
- the rplV gene encoding 50S ribosomal protein L22; translation: MMEAKAVAKYVRISPRKARQVIDLIRGKDVAEAFAILQFTTHRGAEPIGKVLKSAVANAEHNYDLDTTDLWVKKAYVDEGPTMKRIRPRARGRAVLIRKRSSHITIILGEKEGDK
- the rplB gene encoding 50S ribosomal protein L2, giving the protein MSIKRFKPHTPGRREMTVSTFEEITTSQPEKKLVAPLKKKAGRNNYGRITVRHRGGGHKRLYRKIDFKRDKDGIPAKVASIEYDPNRSARIALLHYADGEKRYILAPQGLNVGAEVVSGESADIKVGNALPLANIPVGSLIHNIELKPLKGAQIVRSAGAAAQLMAKEGNYATIRLPSGEVRLVHINCKATIGQVSNVEHENITLGKAGRSRWLGIRPGTRGVVMNPVDHPHGGGEGKAPIGRKTAVTPWGKPAIGGKTRKKKHPSNKFIVTPRKKKR
- the rpsS gene encoding 30S ribosomal protein S19, producing MGRSLKKGPFIDESLLKKVEQLNQENKKQVIRTWSRRSTIFPQMVGHTIAVHNGREHVPVYITEDMVGHKLGEFAPTRVFKGHGAHTERSTTLK